In Pseudomonas sp. GCEP-101, one DNA window encodes the following:
- a CDS encoding SIMPL domain-containing protein (The SIMPL domain is named for its presence in mouse protein SIMPL (signalling molecule that associates with mouse pelle-like kinase). Bacterial member BP26, from Brucella, was shown to assemble into a channel-like structure, while YggE from E. coli has been associated with resistance to oxidative stress.), translating to MSVLKKPFTAIAAAIALCATSLGALADEPRYNQVSLRAEVSQEVAHDLMHVTLFSEGQAADPAKLAAETTTTLNAALERARKVKGVTVSLGSRNSYPVYDDKGQKITAWRERAEIRLESTDFAALSQLTADLLGNLKMGSMDFSIADATRAKNEDAMMKGAVDAFKARAQVLTEALGGKGYKLVSLNLNTSGAPRPMPVMRMAAAKFASMDAAPAQEIEAGTSQVTVSADGTIEVQMP from the coding sequence ATGTCTGTATTGAAGAAACCCTTCACCGCCATCGCCGCCGCCATTGCCCTGTGCGCCACCAGCCTGGGCGCCCTGGCAGACGAGCCGCGCTACAACCAGGTGTCGCTGCGCGCCGAGGTCAGCCAGGAAGTCGCCCACGACCTGATGCACGTGACCCTGTTCAGCGAAGGGCAGGCCGCCGACCCGGCGAAGCTGGCCGCCGAAACCACCACCACGCTCAATGCCGCCCTGGAGCGGGCGCGCAAGGTGAAGGGCGTGACCGTCAGCCTGGGCAGCCGCAACAGCTACCCGGTATATGACGACAAGGGGCAGAAGATCACCGCCTGGCGCGAGCGCGCGGAGATCCGCCTGGAAAGCACCGACTTCGCTGCCCTCTCGCAGCTCACCGCCGACCTGCTGGGTAACCTGAAGATGGGCAGCATGGACTTCAGCATCGCCGATGCCACCCGCGCCAAGAACGAGGACGCGATGATGAAAGGCGCCGTGGATGCCTTCAAGGCTCGCGCCCAGGTGCTGACCGAGGCGCTGGGCGGCAAGGGCTACAAGCTGGTCAGCCTGAACCTGAACACCTCCGGCGCACCGCGCCCGATGCCGGTGATGCGCATGGCCGCGGCCAAGTTCGCCTCCATGGACGCGGCCCCTGCACAGGAAATCGAAGCCGGCACCAGCCAGGTCACCGTCAGTGCCGACGGCACGATCGAGGTGCAGATGCCGTAA
- a CDS encoding ATP-binding protein, translating to MRPPVFQLSASRQNLLHLTLIRILVLAAQAGSVGLAYKAQLIQLPWLALGVTIGVSLVLCLGTALRLRGPWPVTELEYAVQLACDLVIHSVLLYYSGGSSNPFVSYYLVPLTIAAATLPWLYTIALAGLALASYTVLLVWFHPLEMASAQRDNLLIYGMWLSFALAAALITFFVARMSEALRRQEQLQAQRREEGMRDQQLLAVATQAAGAAHELGTPLATMSVLLKELRQTNADQPMLQEDLALLQEQVKLCKTTLQHLVRAAEADRRQAVEEQGANEWVESVLRRWHLMRPEASYRYQTLGKGKAPRMIPPTDLSQALLNLLNNATDACPDDLDIRLDWDAGEICLSIRDQGPGVPLAIAEQLGKPFFTTKGKGFGLGLFLSQASVTRAGGTVKLYNHEDGGTLTELRLPRSYGVA from the coding sequence ATGCGCCCACCGGTTTTCCAGCTGTCCGCTAGTCGTCAGAACCTTCTGCATCTGACGCTCATCCGTATTCTCGTTCTCGCTGCCCAGGCCGGTTCGGTCGGGCTCGCCTACAAGGCCCAGCTGATCCAGCTGCCCTGGCTGGCGCTCGGCGTGACCATTGGTGTCTCCCTCGTGCTCTGCCTGGGCACCGCGCTGCGCCTGCGCGGCCCGTGGCCGGTGACCGAACTCGAATACGCCGTCCAGCTCGCCTGCGACCTGGTCATCCACAGCGTGCTGCTCTATTACTCGGGCGGGTCGAGCAACCCCTTCGTCTCCTATTACCTGGTGCCGCTGACCATCGCCGCGGCGACCTTGCCCTGGCTCTACACCATCGCCCTGGCCGGTCTTGCGCTGGCCAGCTACACGGTGCTGCTGGTGTGGTTCCACCCGCTGGAGATGGCCTCGGCGCAACGCGACAACCTGCTGATCTACGGCATGTGGCTGAGCTTTGCCCTGGCCGCGGCGCTGATCACCTTCTTCGTCGCGCGCATGTCCGAGGCACTGCGCCGCCAGGAGCAGTTGCAGGCGCAGCGGCGCGAGGAAGGCATGCGCGACCAGCAATTGCTGGCGGTGGCCACCCAGGCCGCCGGCGCCGCCCATGAGCTGGGCACGCCGTTGGCTACCATGAGCGTACTGCTCAAGGAATTGCGCCAGACCAATGCGGACCAGCCGATGTTGCAGGAAGATCTCGCCCTGCTGCAGGAGCAGGTCAAGCTCTGCAAGACCACCCTGCAGCACCTGGTGCGGGCTGCCGAGGCGGATCGCCGCCAGGCGGTGGAAGAGCAGGGCGCCAACGAGTGGGTCGAATCGGTGCTGCGTCGCTGGCACCTGATGCGGCCGGAGGCGAGCTACCGCTACCAGACGCTGGGCAAGGGCAAGGCGCCGCGGATGATTCCGCCGACCGACCTGAGCCAGGCGCTGCTGAACCTGCTCAACAACGCGACGGACGCCTGCCCGGACGATCTGGACATCCGCCTGGACTGGGATGCCGGTGAAATCTGCCTGAGCATCCGCGACCAGGGGCCGGGCGTGCCGCTGGCCATTGCCGAGCAGCTCGGCAAGCCGTTCTTCACCACCAAGGGCAAGGGCTTCGGCCTGGGGCTGTTCCTCAGCCAGGCCAGCGTGACCCGGGCGGGTGGGACGGTGAAGTTGTATAACCATGAAGATGGCGGCACTCTGACGGAGTTGCGTCTGCCCAGAAGCTATGGCGTGGCCTGA
- a CDS encoding response regulator transcription factor: MSEEILFEGEEQPHLLLVDDDATFTRVMARAMTRRGLRVSVAGSAEEGLAMAKDDLPDYAVLDLKMDGDSGLVLLPKLLELDAEMRVVILTGYSSIATAVEAIKRGATNYLCKPADADDVLTALLSQHADLETLVPENPMSVDRLQWEHIQRVLAEHDGNISATARALGMHRRTLQRKLQKRPVRR; this comes from the coding sequence ATGAGCGAAGAGATCCTGTTCGAAGGCGAAGAGCAGCCCCACCTGCTGCTGGTGGATGACGATGCCACCTTTACCCGCGTCATGGCCCGCGCCATGACCCGTCGCGGGTTGCGGGTGTCGGTCGCCGGCTCTGCCGAGGAAGGCCTGGCCATGGCCAAGGATGATCTGCCCGACTACGCCGTGCTCGACCTGAAGATGGATGGCGACTCCGGCCTGGTGCTGCTGCCCAAGCTGCTTGAGCTGGATGCCGAAATGCGCGTGGTGATTCTCACCGGCTACTCCAGCATCGCCACCGCCGTGGAAGCCATCAAGCGCGGCGCCACCAATTACCTGTGCAAGCCGGCCGACGCCGACGACGTGCTGACCGCCCTGCTGTCGCAGCACGCGGACCTGGAAACCCTGGTCCCGGAAAACCCCATGTCGGTGGATCGCCTGCAGTGGGAACATATCCAGCGCGTGCTTGCCGAACATGACGGCAATATCTCCGCGACCGCCCGTGCGCTGGGCATGCACCGGCGGACATTGCAACGTAAGCTGCAAAAACGCCCGGTGAGGCGTTAA
- a CDS encoding ABC transporter ATP-binding protein/permease, whose product MTDSAEYRAANDAVRSRFFHRVWQLTALYWRSEEKGMAWLLLIVVIALSLVGVALSVWLNSWYRDFYNALQNKDLKSFIHLMLMFCGIAAVFILTAVYRLYLTQMLTIRWRRWLTEKHFAAWLGDKSYFRLEQRGHTDNPDQRLTEDLDNFTSTTLSLGLGLIRNVVSLVSFSVILWGVSGSIELFGITIPGYMFWAALVYAAVGSWLTHLIARRLIGLTNRQQRFEADLRFGLVRVRENAESIALYNGEANEKERLMGRFRNVWGNFWELMKVQKRLTFFTAGYGQIATVFPFIVAAPRYFSGQIQLGELMQINSAFGNVQEGMSWFIDAYTSLASWRATSDRLLSFRHAMGETTQEAANIDVRKTGANLQLHNLTLSLGNGRELLEPTSLELNPGEHVLIGGPSGGGKSTLLRAMSGLWRYGSGVVQMPDARSLFVPQKPYLPIGTLAEALCYPEAGDRHDPERLKQVLHLCRLDALVPRLDEADHWQRVLSPGEQQRLAIARALLYAPQWLFLDEATSALDETDEAALYQVLLDQLPGVTLLSIGHRASLKRFHPRQLRLDEHRLQEVESVLPA is encoded by the coding sequence ATGACCGACAGCGCCGAATACCGCGCCGCGAACGACGCCGTTCGCAGCCGCTTCTTCCACCGAGTCTGGCAACTCACCGCGCTTTACTGGCGCAGCGAAGAGAAGGGCATGGCCTGGCTGCTGCTGATCGTGGTGATCGCCCTGTCGCTGGTGGGTGTGGCCCTGAGCGTCTGGCTCAACAGCTGGTACCGCGATTTCTATAACGCCCTGCAGAACAAGGATCTGAAGAGCTTCATCCACCTGATGCTGATGTTCTGCGGCATCGCCGCGGTGTTCATCCTCACCGCGGTCTACCGCCTGTACCTGACCCAGATGCTCACCATCCGCTGGCGCCGCTGGCTGACGGAGAAGCACTTCGCCGCCTGGCTGGGCGACAAGAGCTACTTCCGCCTCGAGCAGCGCGGCCACACGGACAACCCCGACCAACGTCTGACCGAAGACCTGGACAACTTCACCAGCACGACGCTGAGTCTCGGCCTGGGCCTGATCCGCAACGTGGTCAGCCTGGTGTCCTTCTCGGTCATCCTCTGGGGAGTGTCCGGCAGCATCGAGCTGTTCGGCATCACCATTCCCGGCTACATGTTCTGGGCTGCGCTGGTCTATGCAGCGGTCGGCAGCTGGCTGACCCACCTGATCGCCCGTCGCCTGATCGGCCTGACCAACCGCCAGCAACGCTTCGAGGCCGACCTGCGCTTCGGCCTGGTGCGGGTGCGGGAGAATGCCGAGAGCATCGCCCTGTACAACGGCGAGGCCAACGAGAAAGAGCGGCTGATGGGACGCTTCCGCAATGTCTGGGGCAACTTCTGGGAGCTGATGAAGGTGCAGAAGCGCCTCACCTTCTTCACCGCCGGCTACGGCCAGATCGCCACCGTATTCCCCTTCATCGTCGCCGCGCCGCGCTACTTCTCCGGGCAGATCCAGCTGGGCGAGCTCATGCAGATCAACTCCGCCTTCGGTAACGTGCAGGAAGGCATGAGCTGGTTCATCGACGCCTATACCAGCCTCGCCAGCTGGCGCGCTACCAGTGATCGTCTGCTGAGCTTCCGCCACGCCATGGGCGAGACCACCCAGGAAGCAGCCAACATCGACGTGCGCAAGACCGGCGCCAACCTTCAACTGCACAACCTCACCCTGAGCCTGGGCAATGGCCGCGAGCTGCTGGAGCCCACCAGCCTGGAACTGAACCCCGGCGAACACGTGCTGATCGGCGGCCCCTCCGGTGGCGGCAAGAGCACCTTGCTGCGCGCCATGAGCGGCCTGTGGCGCTACGGCAGCGGCGTGGTGCAGATGCCCGACGCGCGCAGCCTCTTCGTGCCGCAGAAACCTTACCTGCCCATCGGCACCCTCGCCGAGGCGCTGTGCTACCCCGAGGCGGGGGATCGCCACGATCCGGAGCGGCTGAAACAGGTGCTTCACCTGTGCCGTCTGGACGCCCTGGTGCCGCGCCTAGACGAAGCCGATCACTGGCAGCGGGTGCTCTCACCGGGTGAGCAGCAACGCCTGGCCATCGCCCGTGCCTTGCTCTACGCGCCGCAGTGGCTGTTCCTCGACGAAGCCACCTCCGCGCTGGACGAAACCGACGAGGCCGCGCTGTATCAGGTACTGCTCGACCAACTCCCCGGTGTGACCTTGCTCAGCATTGGCCATCGTGCCAGCCTGAAACGCTTCCACCCGCGTCAACTGCGCCTGGACGAGCATCGCCTGCAGGAGGTCGAGTCCGTTCTGCCAGCGTAA
- a CDS encoding M23 family metallopeptidase, whose amino-acid sequence MKFLSPSRQALTRSDLRLVDPRKIVLVAGCAAVSFAALAFAGGIWVGRANVAPAPAAAPVVVQAEQPEEEASGERFAAERIGELAGRLQVLEKDATYLLQAVDSHEEIARKLAKVDPSLVPKPKPKVAAKGEGGILLPPRPCAEPLPGSNDDLEQGERSAKCLRRVFDLLMDQVARRNADFMAIPARRPMEQARLGSPFGNRSDPFNHRLAFHSGQDFSAPTGSPIHAAAGGRVIVAGPNPSYGNRVEIDHGNGLVTRYAHASKLLVKVGDVVLPGQEIAKVGSTGRSTGPHLHFEVLYHGEFVDPQNFLSLGGMEIDSDGMASD is encoded by the coding sequence ATGAAGTTCCTTTCCCCGTCACGACAGGCCTTGACCCGTTCGGACCTGCGCCTGGTCGACCCGCGCAAGATCGTGCTGGTTGCCGGCTGCGCCGCCGTATCGTTCGCGGCGCTGGCGTTCGCCGGCGGAATCTGGGTGGGCCGTGCCAACGTCGCGCCGGCGCCGGCGGCCGCGCCTGTCGTCGTGCAGGCCGAACAACCCGAGGAAGAAGCTTCCGGCGAACGTTTCGCCGCCGAGCGCATCGGCGAACTCGCCGGGCGCCTGCAGGTGCTGGAAAAGGACGCCACCTATCTGCTCCAGGCCGTCGACAGCCACGAGGAAATTGCCCGCAAGCTGGCCAAGGTCGATCCGTCCCTGGTGCCCAAACCCAAGCCGAAGGTCGCGGCCAAGGGCGAGGGCGGCATCCTGCTGCCGCCGCGCCCCTGCGCGGAACCGCTACCCGGCTCCAACGACGACCTGGAGCAGGGTGAGCGTTCGGCGAAATGCCTGCGCCGGGTGTTCGATCTGCTGATGGACCAGGTGGCCCGGCGCAACGCCGACTTCATGGCGATCCCCGCGCGCCGGCCCATGGAGCAGGCGCGCCTCGGCTCGCCGTTCGGCAATCGCTCCGATCCGTTCAACCACCGCCTGGCCTTCCACTCCGGCCAGGATTTCTCCGCCCCCACCGGCAGCCCGATCCACGCGGCGGCAGGCGGGCGGGTGATCGTGGCGGGCCCGAACCCGTCCTATGGCAACCGCGTCGAGATCGACCACGGCAATGGCCTTGTCACTCGCTACGCCCATGCTTCCAAGCTGCTGGTGAAGGTGGGCGATGTCGTGCTGCCAGGGCAGGAAATCGCCAAGGTCGGTTCGACCGGGCGCTCCACCGGCCCGCACCTGCATTTCGAAGTGCTCTACCACGGCGAATTCGTCGACCCGCAAAACTTCCTCTCTCTGGGCGGCATGGAGATCGATAGCGATGGTATGGCCTCGGACTAG
- a CDS encoding bactofilin family protein, whose amino-acid sequence MFSNSKKKGPQVSVDKFSSLLSGNVALVGDMQFEDGLKILGTVKGNVTHKPGAASLLALSAEGRIEGNVSSYDALIDGTIVGDLYVEHLLELHSNARIVGNIQYRQLSMENGATVDGKLTRLAEGEAPKPLELPAPVREEAAEV is encoded by the coding sequence ATGTTCAGCAACAGCAAGAAGAAGGGGCCGCAGGTTTCGGTCGACAAGTTTTCCAGCCTGCTCTCCGGCAACGTGGCCCTGGTGGGCGACATGCAGTTCGAGGACGGCCTGAAGATCCTCGGCACCGTGAAGGGCAACGTCACCCACAAGCCTGGCGCGGCCAGCCTGCTGGCGCTGAGCGCCGAGGGTCGGATCGAAGGCAACGTCAGCAGCTACGACGCGCTGATCGATGGCACCATCGTCGGCGACCTGTACGTCGAGCACCTGCTGGAACTGCACTCCAATGCGCGCATCGTCGGCAACATCCAGTACCGCCAACTGAGCATGGAAAACGGCGCCACCGTGGACGGCAAGCTCACCCGCCTGGCCGAAGGCGAAGCGCCCAAACCGCTGGAGCTGCCGGCGCCCGTGCGCGAAGAGGCTGCGGAAGTCTGA
- a CDS encoding AEC family transporter: MLALLLQTLSITAPVFAMLFLGVLLRRVGAINPEFIQTASALVFNATMPAMLFLGIYHSDLHSAARPQVLLYFCAATLAGFLLAWGWAAWWVPRAERGVYVQGSFRGNNGIIGLALATSLYGDHGLALGSVLAALVILCYNTLSSVVLAIYSSSMKSDPLSIARNVIGNPLILSVLAALPFSWFGIGLPKWLLTSADYFAQMTLPLALVCIGGTLSLASLRESGGLAISASLMKMVWLPLICTFVAWALGFRGAELGVLFLYFASPTAAASYVMARAANGNHELAASIIVITTLVAALTTNVGIFVLQWGGWM, from the coding sequence ATGCTCGCACTCCTGCTCCAGACTCTCAGCATCACGGCCCCGGTCTTCGCCATGTTGTTCCTTGGCGTGCTGCTGCGGCGGGTTGGGGCGATCAATCCGGAGTTCATCCAGACCGCGTCGGCGCTGGTGTTCAACGCCACCATGCCGGCGATGCTGTTCCTCGGCATCTATCACTCCGACCTGCACAGCGCCGCGCGCCCGCAGGTGCTGCTGTATTTCTGCGCGGCGACCCTGGCCGGTTTCCTGCTGGCCTGGGGATGGGCGGCCTGGTGGGTGCCGCGTGCGGAGCGAGGCGTCTATGTGCAGGGCTCGTTTCGCGGCAACAACGGCATCATCGGCCTGGCGCTGGCCACCAGTCTCTACGGTGACCACGGCCTGGCCCTGGGCTCGGTCCTCGCCGCCCTGGTGATCCTCTGCTACAACACGCTGTCCTCGGTGGTGTTGGCGATCTACAGCTCGAGCATGAAGTCCGATCCGCTGAGCATCGCCCGCAACGTCATCGGCAACCCCTTGATCCTCAGCGTGCTGGCGGCGCTGCCGTTCTCCTGGTTCGGCATCGGCCTGCCAAAGTGGTTGCTGACCTCCGCCGATTACTTCGCCCAGATGACCCTGCCGCTGGCGCTGGTGTGCATTGGCGGCACCCTGTCCCTGGCCTCGCTGCGCGAAAGCGGCGGCCTGGCGATCAGCGCGAGCCTCATGAAGATGGTCTGGCTGCCGCTGATCTGCACCTTCGTCGCCTGGGCGCTGGGCTTTCGCGGCGCCGAGCTGGGCGTGCTCTTTCTCTATTTCGCCAGCCCCACGGCGGCGGCCAGCTACGTCATGGCCCGCGCTGCCAACGGCAATCACGAACTGGCCGCGTCGATCATCGTGATCACCACCCTGGTGGCGGCGCTGACCACCAACGTCGGCATCTTCGTCCTGCAGTGGGGCGGCTGGATGTGA
- a CDS encoding YfaP family protein, with the protein MVRAVLYLSASLLAAMAAAEPRADLSSPSAGWRYSGLTDDPSVPRVAYPTPPIDRGGARGRSLIEGHLREVAGVDRAQRLVVNGNPLPLYTDGEGKFVRPYNFGAGSNSVEVASADGKSLKRVQFYEANNSRVAPRIRLALGWNDPKAELDLHIVTPDGQHAFWARPRLSNGGGLDPDGVDGPGPEMFTMAAPLHGTYLVYVNYWGNYNASQGYNFQEGNHEQDVITAEINLVFNENTVNEKRETFVVPMRTIGDLVLVKTFNY; encoded by the coding sequence ATGGTTCGTGCCGTCTTGTATCTGTCAGCCAGTCTCCTGGCTGCGATGGCCGCTGCCGAGCCGCGTGCGGACCTCTCCAGCCCCAGCGCCGGCTGGCGCTATTCCGGCCTGACCGATGACCCCAGCGTGCCCCGCGTGGCTTACCCCACGCCGCCCATCGACCGTGGCGGCGCGCGCGGTCGCAGCCTGATCGAAGGCCACCTGCGCGAAGTCGCCGGCGTCGACCGCGCCCAGCGTCTGGTGGTCAACGGTAACCCGCTGCCGCTGTACACCGACGGCGAGGGCAAGTTCGTCCGCCCCTACAACTTCGGCGCCGGCAGCAACAGCGTCGAGGTGGCCAGCGCCGACGGCAAATCCCTCAAGCGCGTCCAGTTCTATGAAGCCAACAACAGCCGGGTCGCGCCACGCATCCGCCTGGCGCTGGGCTGGAACGACCCCAAGGCCGAACTCGATCTGCATATCGTCACGCCTGACGGCCAACATGCCTTCTGGGCACGCCCGCGCCTGAGCAACGGCGGCGGCCTCGACCCCGATGGCGTCGATGGCCCCGGCCCGGAAATGTTCACCATGGCCGCGCCGCTGCACGGTACCTACCTGGTCTACGTGAACTACTGGGGCAACTACAACGCCAGCCAGGGGTACAACTTCCAGGAAGGCAATCACGAGCAGGACGTGATCACCGCCGAGATCAACCTGGTGTTCAACGAAAACACCGTCAACGAGAAGCGCGAGACCTTCGTGGTGCCCATGCGCACCATCGGCGATCTGGTGCTGGTGAAGACCTTCAACTACTGA
- a CDS encoding DUF2138 domain-containing protein, which translates to MSDNTPTSSPDSTPAAPAVQPSRRGPLIAIGALAAALVAGGLALAFGLIPAFHSAPVGTLEAPASPEVVRDLKRPDALIESASLSQLPKAVLEVPLLRDVLTEDFVFYYENNADRLGLTGTLRRIVYEHDLTLKDSVIEELLDQPAQVALWRGADGRLRDFMVVIKRGGLAKVLEPLAKVAADDTQLKKVAEVQVKGSATPVYSLRYGAEKTVLFVSRGDQMLVLSNPKMLFPHPDYDNLGEPDAAVAKDLGSALEGEPLFAKDFGLEPRGELKQRITLGAGVLAMGYQRFIPTFAGVRFEQGNDGWHSYLALNEVARQPDLDFAPVWQAMPMGASACVALPVTPGLYDNMLVKLGAEQKMAAAFSEHLSGAAGLCWYPDSRLHSPLLAVKLDAPASPELDDQLGKLFGSVIGAYEANVEGGAFEVESRAEGEGHLWQRQVSSRFGQYPASEAENPDQVSGNGFFRVSLLRDGNTLLFSIDDKLLDKARNTLAKRFPPLADVLPKDALVPAYLAPKTLSELLQRETLDSLPQDIEPVFRNAADTLLLPRLKTLAGNGSYALTLPAGSEPGGEWEWLPLEWKAL; encoded by the coding sequence ATGAGCGACAACACTCCTACCAGCAGCCCAGACAGCACCCCGGCCGCGCCGGCGGTGCAGCCTTCACGCCGTGGTCCGCTGATCGCCATCGGCGCGCTCGCCGCCGCCCTGGTCGCCGGCGGCCTGGCCCTGGCCTTCGGGCTGATCCCCGCTTTCCACAGTGCGCCGGTGGGCACGCTGGAAGCGCCGGCAAGCCCGGAAGTGGTCCGCGATCTGAAGCGCCCGGATGCGCTGATCGAGAGTGCCTCCCTCAGCCAGTTGCCCAAGGCCGTGCTGGAGGTGCCGCTGCTGCGCGACGTGCTCACCGAGGACTTCGTCTTCTACTACGAGAACAACGCCGACCGCCTGGGCCTGACCGGCACGCTGCGGCGCATCGTCTACGAGCACGACCTGACCCTCAAGGACAGCGTGATCGAGGAGTTGCTCGACCAGCCGGCCCAGGTCGCCCTGTGGCGCGGCGCCGACGGCCGCCTGCGCGACTTCATGGTGGTGATCAAGCGCGGCGGACTGGCCAAGGTGCTGGAGCCGCTGGCCAAGGTCGCGGCCGATGACACCCAGTTGAAGAAGGTTGCCGAGGTCCAGGTGAAGGGCAGCGCCACGCCGGTCTACAGCCTGCGCTATGGCGCCGAGAAGACCGTGCTGTTCGTCTCCCGTGGCGACCAGATGCTGGTGCTGTCGAACCCGAAGATGCTCTTCCCGCATCCGGACTACGACAACCTGGGCGAGCCCGATGCCGCCGTGGCCAAGGACCTGGGCAGCGCGCTGGAAGGCGAGCCGCTGTTCGCCAAGGACTTCGGCCTGGAGCCGCGCGGCGAGCTGAAGCAGCGCATCACCCTGGGCGCCGGTGTGCTCGCCATGGGTTACCAGCGCTTCATCCCGACCTTCGCCGGCGTGCGCTTCGAACAGGGTAACGATGGCTGGCACAGCTACCTGGCGCTCAATGAGGTCGCCCGCCAGCCGGATCTGGATTTCGCACCCGTCTGGCAGGCCATGCCCATGGGCGCCAGCGCCTGCGTCGCGCTGCCGGTTACGCCGGGCCTTTACGACAACATGCTGGTGAAGCTGGGCGCCGAGCAGAAGATGGCCGCCGCCTTCTCCGAACACCTTTCCGGTGCCGCGGGTCTGTGCTGGTACCCGGATTCACGCCTGCATTCGCCGCTGCTCGCGGTGAAGCTCGATGCCCCCGCCAGCCCCGAACTGGACGACCAGTTGGGCAAGCTGTTCGGCAGCGTGATCGGCGCCTACGAGGCCAACGTGGAGGGTGGCGCCTTCGAGGTGGAAAGCCGCGCCGAAGGGGAAGGCCACCTGTGGCAGCGCCAGGTCAGCTCGCGCTTCGGCCAGTATCCGGCCAGCGAAGCGGAGAACCCCGATCAGGTCAGTGGCAACGGTTTCTTCCGCGTCAGCCTGCTGCGCGATGGCAACACCCTGTTGTTCTCCATAGACGACAAGCTGCTCGACAAGGCCCGCAACACCCTGGCCAAGCGCTTCCCGCCGCTGGCCGACGTGCTGCCCAAGGACGCCCTGGTGCCCGCCTACCTGGCGCCGAAGACGCTGTCCGAACTGCTCCAGCGCGAAACCCTCGACAGCCTGCCGCAGGACATCGAGCCGGTGTTCCGCAACGCCGCCGACACGCTGCTCCTGCCGCGCCTGAAGACCCTCGCCGGCAACGGCTCCTACGCCCTGACCCTGCCGGCCGGCAGTGAGCCCGGCGGCGAGTGGGAGTGGCTGCCGCTGGAATGGAAGGCGCTGTGA
- a CDS encoding DUF1175 domain-containing protein, whose product MEGAVIRTPFTLLAGLLLATVAHAAEPALDARQTQVFRAWFVRIAEEQLRRGPNPRWYQQDCAGLVRFAANEALKVHDAKWLRANGMSNRYLPPELELTEAQRNLAQTWQQGGGKTGPYVNAIKLIQYNSQLVGRDLNQARPGDLMFFDQGDDQHLMIWMGRDIAYHTGTRTATDNGMRSVSLQQLMTWKDTRWIPDESNPNFIGVYRLSFLTR is encoded by the coding sequence ATGGAAGGCGCTGTGATCCGCACGCCGTTCACGCTGCTCGCCGGTCTGTTGCTCGCCACCGTGGCGCACGCGGCGGAGCCGGCGCTGGATGCCCGGCAGACCCAGGTGTTCCGCGCCTGGTTCGTGCGCATCGCCGAAGAGCAGCTGCGCCGCGGGCCGAACCCGCGCTGGTACCAGCAGGACTGCGCCGGTCTCGTGCGCTTCGCCGCCAATGAGGCGCTGAAGGTGCACGACGCCAAGTGGCTGCGCGCCAACGGCATGTCCAATCGCTACCTGCCGCCGGAGCTGGAACTCACCGAGGCGCAGCGCAACCTCGCGCAGACCTGGCAGCAGGGCGGCGGCAAGACCGGCCCCTACGTCAACGCGATCAAACTCATTCAATACAACAGCCAGCTCGTCGGCCGCGACCTCAACCAGGCGCGTCCCGGCGACCTGATGTTCTTCGACCAGGGCGATGACCAGCATCTGATGATCTGGATGGGCCGCGACATCGCTTATCACACCGGCACTCGTACGGCGACCGACAACGGCATGCGCTCGGTCAGCCTGCAACAACTCATGACATGGAAGGACACCCGATGGATACCCGACGAATCCAATCCCAACTTTATCGGCGTCTATCGCTTGTCCTTCCTGACCCGATGA